The Microbacterium luteum nucleotide sequence CCGAATCCGACGAGACGAAACCGCGGAAGCAGATCCCCGCGTCGTCGAAGACGCGCCCGACGGTACGGCATAGGAGGTCCGTCACGAAGCGATCCTTCGTCAGGCGGAAAAAGCGCTAGACCATTTCTCCCAATTCGCCTTGACGGTATCGAATCTTTGTACTAAACTCGGACGTAACGACAAAGTGCCCATTGTCGTCGTATCACTGGACGAGCGTGCCGTCTCGTTCAGCCGTAGACGAGGTTGGGTACCGATATGTTCTCTCCCGGCGACGAGTCATCTGAGACCGCGCAGCGCACCGCAGCGTTCGTGCGCCGTCTGACGGCGGCTCGAGCCGAGGAGGCCACCGCAGCAGCGAAGACCTCCGCAATCTTGGCCGAGGCCTACGCGTTTACCGTCGAGCAGACGGAACGCTTGCGCTCAACGTCGGCGAAAGAACGCGAGATGCCGCTACGCGCGATGGCCGCGGAACTCGCGGTCGCGTCGAGGATGAACGACCGCACGATGCAGACGCATCTCTACGACGCACACCGTCTCGTCAACGACTTCCCCGACTCCTGGAATGCGCTGCACGAAGGGCGCATCTCCCGAGCGCACACCGCGGTGATCGTCGACACCGGCCGTGAACTCGACGACAGCGCCGCGCGAGGCGCCTTCGAGCACGATGTATTGGCCTACGCCGAGACGACGTCTCCGGCGAGGGTGCGGTCGTATGCGGAGCAGGTCGCGGAGAACCTCAACCCTCGGTCGATCCAGGAGCGGCACGACGACGCCGTGCTCGATCGACGCATCTGGGTCGACGACCTTCGAGACGGCATGTCAATGCTCGGGGTGATCGGGCCGAGCGTGGCGGTGCATGGGATCTATGACCGGTTGACCCGGCAGGGAAAGGCGATCAAGGCCGCCGACCGGGCCGCCAGACGTGAAGCCACTGAGCGCGAAGGCGCTTGCGGAGCCGCTCCCGAAATTCCGTGCGATGACGACACCGCGCCCACCGTCGAGGGTGAGGCGCCCGTCCAAGAGGACTTGTGGTTCGATGAGCGGTCGCTGAATCAGATCCGCACCGATGTGCTGCTGGACATGCTGCTCACCGCATCGCCCTCGGTCGACCCGACCCGTGGCGTTGTCGAGGGCGGGCTCGGCGCGATCCGCGGACATGTGCAGGTCACCGTCCCCGCCACGACACTCGCGGGAACGACCCTGGGAGGAGCGCAGCTGAACGGCAAATGCGCGGTGGACCCGGAGACGGCGAAGATCCTCGCCGGAAACGCCCCCGACTTCGATCGGGTGTTCCTCGACCCGATCACCGGGGTCGTCCTCGCCGTCGACCGTCGCTTCGCCACACCGGCTCAGCGGAGGTATCTGGTGGCGCGGGATATCCGATGCCGATTCCCCGGGTGCCGCAGACCTGCAATGGACTGCGACATCGACCATCGCGAAGACTGGGCCCTCGGCGGCAAGACCGACGTCGAGAACCTGGGCGCGTTCTGCGAGAGCCACCACACCCTGAAACAAGCCGCCGGCTGGACCGTGGTGCAGATGCCCGGCGGGAGACTGCACTTCACCGCACCTTCGGGGCTGGAATACGTGGAGGACCCACCACCCCGAGTGATGTTCATGCCCGACCGGATCGGCGCTCCCGGCGACGCGGACCCGCCCGAGGCAGAAGCGCCCGCCGCGCCCTTCTAGGCAACCCGTCCGTCCTCGGCGGTCTGCGGCGAGGCAACCGCACCAGTAACGTGACCGCGCGCCCAAGCGGGCGGGCGCGCGGTCACGCCAGACACGCCTGAGTCAATGCTCATGCCCGGCCGAAAACCGGCCCGCGAGCACCTGCCGCGCACGTCCGCTGCACTTCAGACGACTTCCTGCTGCCTCCTTAATTCGTTGGAAACGCGGCGGTAACCCGACGGGGTCGCGTGACCGATAACGTTCCAGAGTTGGGCAGCGGAGTTCGGTGCATTCATTGGGGGAGCATCGGGCAGTGATGTTGTCCGCGTCATACGAGGTTGGGGACTCATGAAGACGAAACAACGACGTCTGCTGTCGGCTGGGATCGCGGGAGCGTTGGTGATCGGCGGGATCAGCACCTGGTCCATCACAGCGGCCAACGCAGACAGCCTCTCCGGCTCGGTGTCGGTGGTGCTGGACTTCACAGATAAGGACACACCGACCGCGACGATCGTCTCGCAGAATCTGTCGTCCGTCACCGCTTGGGGGGTCGCCGAGCTGTCGTACGGCAGCACCGTGAAGCGGTGGGGTCCCACGAAGTACGACGCGGGCGAGAGCCGCACCTACTACCACGAGATTCCCGGGTGCACGTGCGAACTCGCAGCCAGCGCGACGGCCATCGCCTGGGGCTTCCACGAAGACGGCGACCGAGAGCCGGACTGGACGACCGGCGAGATGACCATCGCTGATCCGCGCGTCACCGTCATCGGATGCGACGACCCGACACCGACACCGACACCGACACCGACACCGACACCGACACCGACACCGACACCGACGATCACGCCGTCTCCGACGCCCGCGCCTCCGAGTCCGACCCCCACGCCCACCGTCACACCGTCACCGACACCGACCGGATCACCGACGGACGCACCGGCACCCGACCCGACAGCAACCCCGGCGGCAGCCACCGGACAGCTCCCGGCGACGGGCGGCGTGATCGGGTGGACCCTCGGCCTCGCCGCGCTCGGCGCCGTGGCTGTCGGGACGGGAGTGTGGCTGCGTCGTCACCGACGGGTCTGAGGCGCGGTAACGATCGCGCTTTACGCAGCAATCACACAACGAACGTCGAGGAATCGCCGGTGTGGGCCGTCTGGCATCGACCGACGGCCCACCTGCTGGCTAGCCTCGAAGGTGCGGGCGCTCTGAGCCGCCACGCTGGAACGTTCACCAATCTGGGGGGATCATGAACGCTCGCCGACGCACGCTGTATGCGCCGCGGCAGTCTCGACCGCTGACGCCGTGGTGGCGCTATGAGGTCGGCGGACTGCCGGTGTGGGCGATGATCGTGATCGTGCCGGTCGTGGCCGCGCTTGTCGGCTACACCGTCCTGAACATTCCGAGCTGACGGCAACGTCGCCCCGCCAAGCCGTGGCTCCGTCCCAACACGGTGCCCACGCGCGAGACCCCCGGATTCCTCCGGGGGTTTCGTGTTCTCGTCAGAGGGCCGCCCAGATGGTGGCAAGCCTCGCCGCATCGGGCATCGGACAGTTCGCGTCGTACCAGCTCTGCGGCAGCGGCTCGTCCGCGGCCGCATACGTGTCGTCGACCGTGAACTCGCCCGACGCGGGCGTGGGCGGGTTGTGCGAGACCACCGTGTTCGATGCGCTCGCGAAGTTCCATCCGCGGATCGACCCGGCGATGAAGC carries:
- a CDS encoding HNH endonuclease signature motif containing protein, producing the protein MFSPGDESSETAQRTAAFVRRLTAARAEEATAAAKTSAILAEAYAFTVEQTERLRSTSAKEREMPLRAMAAELAVASRMNDRTMQTHLYDAHRLVNDFPDSWNALHEGRISRAHTAVIVDTGRELDDSAARGAFEHDVLAYAETTSPARVRSYAEQVAENLNPRSIQERHDDAVLDRRIWVDDLRDGMSMLGVIGPSVAVHGIYDRLTRQGKAIKAADRAARREATEREGACGAAPEIPCDDDTAPTVEGEAPVQEDLWFDERSLNQIRTDVLLDMLLTASPSVDPTRGVVEGGLGAIRGHVQVTVPATTLAGTTLGGAQLNGKCAVDPETAKILAGNAPDFDRVFLDPITGVVLAVDRRFATPAQRRYLVARDIRCRFPGCRRPAMDCDIDHREDWALGGKTDVENLGAFCESHHTLKQAAGWTVVQMPGGRLHFTAPSGLEYVEDPPPRVMFMPDRIGAPGDADPPEAEAPAAPF